Proteins encoded by one window of Thermococcus sp. JdF3:
- a CDS encoding carbon-nitrogen hydrolase family protein has protein sequence MKVALIPMRVEVGNFKANWDEFKKRFNEALKHEPDFVVFPEYCLTGFEEWDFRGAKLYDEIVGRVSELARENGVYVVFGLLEPYKNCVYNSALLIGRNGEVLLKHRKFQEPMKFCTGNTVKTAQTEFGKVAIIICGDLYNKRIAKWIRRKRPDYVFMPMDRSPWGDFNLAEEVDDMGRRVALLGVRTFIVNSFGHWDSFGGAWFFDRDGTLLAESKRDELLVWEEK, from the coding sequence ATGAAGGTCGCCCTGATACCGATGCGCGTTGAGGTTGGAAACTTCAAAGCCAACTGGGACGAGTTCAAAAAGCGCTTCAATGAGGCTTTGAAACACGAGCCCGACTTCGTGGTCTTTCCCGAGTACTGCCTCACCGGCTTTGAGGAGTGGGACTTCAGAGGGGCAAAGCTGTACGATGAGATAGTCGGGCGGGTGAGTGAACTGGCCAGAGAGAACGGCGTTTACGTTGTCTTCGGCCTCCTTGAGCCCTACAAGAACTGCGTCTACAACTCCGCCCTGCTGATCGGTCGAAACGGCGAGGTGCTCCTCAAGCATCGCAAGTTCCAGGAGCCAATGAAGTTCTGCACCGGCAACACCGTGAAAACAGCTCAAACGGAGTTCGGCAAAGTCGCGATAATCATCTGCGGCGATCTCTACAACAAGAGGATAGCGAAGTGGATTAGACGGAAAAGGCCAGATTACGTCTTCATGCCAATGGATCGCTCACCGTGGGGCGACTTCAACCTCGCGGAGGAAGTGGATGACATGGGCAGGCGAGTTGCCCTCCTTGGAGTCAGAACGTTCATCGTAAACAGCTTTGGCCACTGGGACAGCTTCGGCGGCGCGTGGTTCTTTGACAGGGACGGAACCCTGCTTGCAGAGAGCAAGAGGGATGAACTGCTGGTATGGGAAGAAAAATAG
- a CDS encoding metallopeptidase TldD-related protein — MKPVREGLYAAVVLLAIAVFFAPTIILGPVYLALVPGRKGLDELIGEVDKGFLVLDVRGANALDPTTGDFSVVATPALIIEHGETIGFSRFELKGNVWELLKNTTGVGSELARIWLDEGLSLSLPSLRTEVVM, encoded by the coding sequence GTGAAGCCAGTGAGGGAAGGCCTCTACGCCGCTGTCGTCTTGTTGGCGATAGCGGTATTCTTTGCCCCCACCATCATTCTCGGGCCGGTTTACCTGGCGCTCGTCCCCGGAAGGAAGGGCCTCGATGAGCTTATAGGTGAAGTCGATAAGGGATTTTTGGTCCTTGACGTCAGGGGTGCGAACGCACTAGATCCGACGACGGGGGACTTCTCGGTGGTCGCTACTCCTGCCCTCATAATCGAGCACGGCGAAACCATTGGTTTCTCCCGCTTTGAGCTCAAAGGGAACGTCTGGGAACTGCTCAAAAACACCACAGGAGTTGGAAGCGAGCTCGCGAGAATCTGGCTCGACGAAGGGCTCTCGCTGTCCCTACCCTCCCTGAGGACGGAGGTGGTTATGTGA
- a CDS encoding dual specificity protein phosphatase family protein → MWSSARFIDEGVAFSRMPAVSEIDRVAETFDAVVVLVEEFELPYSIEEWEERGVEVLHSPIPDFTAPTLSQLLEILHWIGGRVREGKKVLIHCLGGLGRSGTVAVAWLMYSKGLPLREALARVRRIRPGAVETPEQMKILKELESFLRSR, encoded by the coding sequence ATGTGGAGCTCTGCCAGGTTCATCGATGAGGGCGTTGCCTTCTCAAGGATGCCAGCGGTGAGTGAAATCGATCGGGTTGCGGAGACGTTCGACGCAGTAGTTGTCCTCGTTGAGGAGTTCGAGCTTCCTTATTCCATCGAGGAATGGGAGGAGAGGGGCGTTGAAGTTCTCCACAGCCCGATACCCGATTTCACAGCGCCGACGTTGAGCCAGCTCCTTGAAATCCTGCACTGGATTGGAGGGAGGGTGAGAGAAGGCAAGAAGGTTCTGATTCACTGTCTGGGCGGCCTCGGAAGGAGCGGAACGGTGGCTGTGGCGTGGCTGATGTACTCCAAGGGACTCCCGCTGAGGGAGGCCCTCGCGAGGGTCAGGAGGATAAGGCCCGGGGCCGTGGAAACCCCTGAACAGATGAAGATTTTAAAAGAACTGGAAAGCTTCCTCAGAAGCCGTTGA
- a CDS encoding winged helix-turn-helix domain-containing protein — MPDEDLAREVQELRKALEELRESFAVVSQMAQAYLRLINIYAQYGGLSIDLVVPEVRSDPIAREIVRILFDLKRANVSQIARELKGRRGKASRNTVRAKLAELREMGIVVEAPGERGKVYALSREVVKKWLEMIGMPIRLDHTNDY; from the coding sequence ATGCCCGATGAAGACCTTGCCAGGGAAGTCCAGGAGCTCAGGAAGGCACTTGAGGAGCTCAGGGAGAGCTTCGCCGTCGTTTCCCAGATGGCGCAGGCCTATCTGAGGCTCATCAACATATACGCCCAGTACGGTGGGCTCAGCATAGACCTAGTCGTTCCGGAGGTCAGGAGCGACCCGATAGCGCGTGAAATAGTCCGGATTCTCTTCGACCTGAAGAGGGCCAACGTGAGTCAGATAGCGCGGGAGCTGAAGGGGAGGCGCGGAAAGGCCTCGCGGAACACCGTTAGGGCGAAGCTGGCCGAGCTGAGGGAGATGGGCATCGTTGTCGAGGCTCCCGGCGAGAGGGGGAAGGTCTACGCCCTTTCCCGCGAAGTGGTCAAAAAGTGGCTCGAAATGATCGGAATGCCAATTAGGCTTGACCACACTAATGATTATTGA
- a CDS encoding aminopeptidase, which yields MENSLRSAAGCIIKDSALVRTGESVLIIHGAHNRNFASLLAEEAIRVGALPFLWSFNDSLVSDFPEKPSESVAGILGKADVVIWLSQYTAVDDLSENVQEKVFSFWDSIYGLLQEEKVPTLLVNLPPPAWLEEEGIKPSEYLLEFISAVDVDYVRMRELGLIVAERLNGAKEVLITDENGTHLRFSVEGRKPGLEDGTLRDCRLKRKECEVEIPAGEVYIAPIESSASGRLVLPHEGLELEFHRGKVISIGGEKADELRGRIETPGGNVIAEFGIGLNPGVKPLGLRMFDEKALGTVHVAVGHNLHLGGANESEIHIDFVVMNPTVLVDGEPLMEEGTLRL from the coding sequence ATGGAGAACAGTCTCAGGAGCGCCGCCGGGTGCATAATCAAGGACTCGGCGCTTGTTAGGACAGGTGAATCGGTGCTGATAATCCACGGGGCACACAACAGGAACTTCGCCAGCCTGCTGGCTGAGGAGGCCATCCGCGTTGGCGCGCTCCCATTCCTCTGGAGTTTCAACGACTCCCTGGTAAGCGACTTTCCAGAAAAGCCTTCAGAAAGCGTTGCCGGCATCCTCGGGAAAGCTGACGTCGTGATATGGCTCTCCCAGTACACGGCCGTCGATGATCTATCCGAGAACGTTCAGGAGAAGGTCTTCTCCTTCTGGGACTCTATATATGGCCTCCTGCAGGAGGAGAAGGTGCCGACGCTCCTCGTGAACCTTCCCCCGCCGGCGTGGCTTGAGGAGGAAGGGATAAAGCCCAGTGAATACCTCCTAGAGTTCATCTCCGCAGTAGACGTGGACTACGTTCGGATGCGCGAGCTCGGGCTTATTGTGGCAGAGAGACTCAATGGGGCGAAGGAGGTTCTTATAACAGACGAAAACGGCACACATCTGAGGTTCAGCGTTGAGGGGAGAAAGCCAGGCCTTGAAGACGGGACGCTCCGCGACTGTCGGTTGAAGCGTAAGGAGTGCGAGGTCGAGATTCCAGCGGGGGAGGTTTACATAGCCCCCATAGAGAGCTCCGCCTCAGGGCGGCTCGTCCTTCCCCACGAGGGTCTGGAGCTGGAGTTTCATAGAGGTAAGGTCATCTCCATAGGGGGCGAAAAGGCCGATGAGCTCAGGGGGAGGATTGAAACGCCTGGAGGGAATGTTATAGCGGAGTTTGGAATAGGGCTGAACCCCGGGGTAAAGCCCCTCGGCCTCAGGATGTTCGATGAGAAGGCCCTTGGGACGGTTCACGTGGCGGTCGGCCACAACCTGCACCTCGGGGGAGCGAACGAGTCGGAAATCCACATCGACTTCGTTGTCATGAACCCTACTGTGCTCGTGGACGGGGAGCCCCTGATGGAAGAGGGGACGCTTAGACTGTAG
- a CDS encoding DUF2202 domain-containing protein → MRGRRYLVVLTVLLLSITVAGCISSTQTPTETSPSPTNTVPLVGDTNGDLNTQDLQAYIDSLPTEPLTEDEKKGLLYMVEEEKLAHDVYTKLYEKWGLPIFNNIAKSETTHVESVRMLLKKYNLTDPTADEGIGEFQNEELQALYDQLIEMGMKSEIDALKVGALIEETDIKDLQEWISKTNKIDIIMVYENLMMGSRNHLRSFVGQLESRGVTYEPQVLPKDEFEAIISSPMETGGGMGGKP, encoded by the coding sequence ATGAGAGGAAGGCGTTATCTTGTCGTCTTAACAGTGCTCCTGCTGAGCATCACAGTAGCAGGGTGCATAAGCAGCACCCAGACGCCGACCGAGACGAGTCCCTCGCCCACCAACACCGTTCCGCTCGTGGGCGACACCAACGGGGACCTCAACACCCAGGACCTGCAGGCGTACATAGACTCCCTTCCGACCGAGCCGCTGACGGAGGACGAGAAGAAAGGACTCCTCTATATGGTTGAGGAGGAGAAGCTCGCCCACGACGTTTACACCAAGCTCTACGAGAAGTGGGGGCTTCCGATATTCAACAACATCGCCAAGAGCGAGACCACCCACGTGGAATCCGTGAGAATGCTCCTCAAAAAGTACAATCTAACGGATCCAACGGCAGATGAGGGTATCGGTGAGTTCCAGAACGAGGAGCTCCAGGCCCTCTACGACCAGCTCATCGAGATGGGCATGAAGAGCGAAATTGATGCCCTTAAGGTCGGCGCTCTCATAGAGGAGACCGACATAAAGGACCTCCAGGAGTGGATATCAAAGACAAACAAGATAGACATCATCATGGTCTACGAGAACCTGATGATGGGCTCGAGAAACCACCTTCGCTCGTTCGTCGGCCAGCTGGAGAGCAGGGGAGTGACCTACGAGCCGCAGGTTCTCCCCAAGGACGAGTTCGAGGCGATAATCAGCAGCCCGATGGAGACCGGCGGAGGCATGGGCGGCAAGCCTTGA
- a CDS encoding methyltransferase domain-containing protein, whose translation MRETLDNFHFKVLEAFRKAGGTEEELKWLTGSALALFPAHREEVRLRLRTMEEILRRARGRILEVGSGSGLLALALSEKGTVIGVEKRADFFPFLRELENGRLVFIRADFLSDDVGRDFDTVVFSYILHDLEPESFIKRAAEVLSPGGRVLIGDFDLNGLREKVKELTGLYGLLVSEELVLGRATSHGRECDAFLLVLEKPWEAKK comes from the coding sequence GTGAGAGAAACCCTGGATAACTTCCACTTCAAAGTCCTCGAAGCTTTCAGGAAGGCCGGTGGCACGGAGGAGGAACTCAAGTGGCTCACCGGTTCGGCGCTGGCTTTGTTTCCTGCCCACAGGGAAGAGGTCAGACTGAGGCTCAGAACCATGGAGGAGATCCTAAGGAGGGCCCGGGGGAGAATTCTTGAGGTCGGCTCCGGTTCCGGACTGCTCGCCCTCGCGCTCTCCGAGAAGGGAACCGTCATCGGAGTCGAAAAGAGGGCCGACTTCTTTCCCTTCCTTCGGGAGCTTGAGAACGGACGGCTGGTCTTCATCCGGGCGGACTTCCTCAGCGACGACGTTGGGCGGGACTTTGACACTGTGGTCTTCTCCTACATCCTCCACGACCTTGAACCGGAGTCGTTCATAAAACGGGCCGCTGAAGTTCTCTCGCCCGGAGGTAGAGTCCTCATCGGCGACTTCGACCTTAATGGGTTGAGAGAAAAGGTAAAGGAGCTCACCGGGCTTTATGGGCTCCTTGTGAGTGAGGAGCTCGTCCTCGGACGGGCAACAAGTCACGGTAGGGAGTGCGATGCCTTCCTGCTCGTCCTTGAAAAACCCTGGGAGGCCAAAAAATGA
- a CDS encoding MBL fold metallo-hydrolase: MIVYFIGTGGSEGIPAHLCTCPTCTEARRFGFAQRKPSTLAVITEKGKAVLFDVGTDIRDYLNVPLEAIFLTHWHHDHIYGLYKLRWMESETVLYAPEGHADALILREPKNLQPRTIKPGETVELDTLKITAFRLNHQVETLGYLIEEDGKAIAILYDTKGLPEETEEFLKGKAPLRLAIVDATYPPGIEDPYHNNVDEAAEMGLRLAERTVLSHISHKNLPFLELTEYVRRRWGNGVLVAYDGMVFYV, from the coding sequence TTGATAGTCTACTTCATAGGCACCGGCGGCAGCGAGGGGATTCCCGCCCACCTCTGCACCTGCCCGACCTGCACCGAGGCGAGGAGGTTCGGCTTCGCCCAGAGAAAGCCCTCGACCCTCGCTGTGATCACCGAAAAGGGGAAAGCGGTTCTCTTCGACGTGGGCACGGACATAAGGGATTACCTCAACGTCCCGCTCGAGGCAATATTTCTGACCCACTGGCACCACGACCACATCTACGGCCTCTACAAGCTCCGCTGGATGGAGAGCGAGACGGTTCTCTACGCTCCGGAGGGGCACGCCGACGCCCTGATCCTCCGCGAGCCCAAGAACCTCCAGCCGAGAACGATAAAACCCGGAGAGACCGTTGAACTTGACACCCTAAAAATCACCGCGTTCCGGCTCAATCACCAAGTCGAAACCCTCGGCTACCTCATCGAGGAGGACGGGAAGGCCATCGCAATCCTCTACGACACCAAGGGGCTCCCCGAGGAGACGGAGGAGTTCCTGAAGGGGAAGGCTCCCCTCAGACTCGCCATCGTCGATGCAACCTACCCGCCGGGAATTGAGGATCCTTACCACAACAACGTTGATGAAGCTGCCGAAATGGGCCTCAGACTGGCCGAGAGGACGGTTCTGAGCCACATCTCCCACAAAAACCTGCCCTTCCTTGAGCTGACGGAGTACGTGAGGCGGAGGTGGGGGAACGGGGTTCTCGTCGCCTACGACGGCATGGTGTTCTACGTTTGA
- a CDS encoding GNAT family N-acetyltransferase: MEPFIREARPEDRPFIEEISRLTWGGEDYLARVFDEWLSDGGFYVLEVDGKVIGTAKLTLLPGKVGWLEGLRVHPDYRGRGYGRKLHGFMLELGERLAREGKVEALEFATYFINRESISMAERTGFHVRARFFVFGAKTESFEPEEPERVEPTLEDLTLGTVPVGWKFVHRSEEALEWIRVNAELYDINGFRFLVPKEGATFTPLDVGLATLKATLPAMAWVARERGWEEFDLMLPSGVKPLLPGLKRLGLFLWDETEEPNVLVFRKKLV; the protein is encoded by the coding sequence ATGGAACCCTTCATCCGCGAGGCAAGGCCTGAAGATAGACCCTTCATCGAGGAGATTTCAAGGCTCACGTGGGGCGGAGAAGACTACCTGGCAAGAGTTTTTGACGAGTGGCTTAGCGATGGCGGTTTTTACGTGTTGGAGGTTGATGGAAAGGTAATCGGCACGGCGAAGCTGACGCTTCTCCCGGGAAAGGTCGGCTGGCTGGAGGGACTGAGGGTTCACCCGGATTATAGAGGTAGGGGCTACGGGAGGAAGCTCCACGGCTTTATGCTTGAACTGGGCGAGAGGCTCGCAAGGGAGGGTAAGGTCGAGGCCCTGGAGTTCGCCACCTACTTCATCAACCGCGAGAGCATTTCGATGGCCGAGAGAACGGGCTTCCACGTGAGGGCTAGGTTCTTCGTCTTCGGGGCCAAAACTGAAAGCTTCGAGCCGGAGGAGCCGGAGCGGGTAGAGCCGACCCTTGAGGATCTGACGCTCGGCACCGTTCCCGTCGGCTGGAAGTTCGTCCACAGGAGTGAGGAAGCTTTAGAGTGGATTAGGGTAAACGCCGAGCTCTACGACATCAACGGCTTCCGCTTTTTGGTCCCGAAGGAGGGAGCGACCTTCACGCCTCTGGACGTCGGTCTCGCGACGCTCAAGGCCACCCTTCCAGCGATGGCCTGGGTCGCACGGGAGAGGGGATGGGAAGAGTTCGACCTAATGCTCCCGAGCGGTGTTAAGCCCCTCCTGCCGGGACTGAAGAGGCTCGGCCTCTTCCTCTGGGACGAGACCGAGGAGCCTAACGTGCTGGTATTCAGGAAAAAGCTGGTTTAG
- a CDS encoding nitroreductase family protein: MRTLELARRRKTVRKFLPDAPPKEDIMTAIKVAKEAPSGMNAQPWKFVVIDDPWLKGKVRELCEGEERKFYSRTKGDLMAWLSAKGFTPEKPFLSEAPYLILVFGHTKAPYWLQSTWIAVGYLLLALEELGLGTVTYTPPNPKPVEELLKAPPEYKLQTILPVGYPADPKPKYERKSLEEIVSFNGF; this comes from the coding sequence ATGAGGACCCTTGAGCTCGCCAGGCGGAGGAAGACCGTGAGAAAATTTCTGCCTGATGCGCCTCCCAAGGAGGACATAATGACGGCCATCAAGGTGGCCAAGGAAGCGCCGAGCGGCATGAACGCCCAGCCCTGGAAGTTCGTGGTGATAGACGACCCCTGGCTGAAGGGGAAGGTAAGGGAACTCTGCGAGGGGGAAGAGAGGAAGTTCTACTCCAGAACTAAGGGAGATTTGATGGCATGGCTCAGCGCGAAGGGCTTCACTCCGGAGAAGCCCTTCCTCAGCGAGGCGCCCTACCTGATACTCGTCTTCGGGCACACAAAAGCCCCCTACTGGCTCCAGTCAACGTGGATAGCCGTCGGCTACCTTCTCCTGGCCCTGGAAGAGCTCGGCCTCGGGACAGTAACCTACACGCCACCGAACCCGAAACCGGTAGAGGAGCTTCTAAAGGCTCCTCCGGAATACAAGCTCCAGACGATACTGCCCGTTGGCTACCCCGCCGACCCGAAGCCGAAGTACGAGCGGAAGAGTCTGGAGGAAATAGTGAGCTTCAACGGCTTCTGA
- a CDS encoding Mut7-C RNAse domain-containing protein, which yields MRFIADMMLGRLARWLRLYGHDTLYGVEADEDILRIALAENRVLLTRDSGLAGRARKLGMSVILLTSNSLEGQMEELRGSGVEFKELFPASARCPKCNGPIKRVSKEEIRGRVPEAVYERYDGFYVCENCGQVYWPGRQWKEMLRMDKKLRKINQ from the coding sequence ATGAGGTTCATCGCCGACATGATGCTCGGCCGGCTCGCGAGGTGGCTCCGGCTTTACGGCCACGACACCCTCTACGGGGTGGAGGCGGATGAGGACATACTCCGGATTGCCCTGGCCGAGAACCGGGTTCTTCTGACCAGGGATTCGGGCCTTGCAGGGAGGGCTAGGAAGCTTGGAATGAGCGTTATCCTACTCACCTCGAACTCCCTGGAGGGTCAGATGGAGGAGCTCAGGGGTTCTGGCGTGGAGTTTAAGGAGCTCTTCCCGGCCAGCGCGCGCTGTCCTAAGTGCAACGGGCCCATAAAGCGCGTTTCGAAGGAAGAAATCAGGGGGAGAGTTCCGGAGGCGGTGTACGAGAGGTACGACGGGTTTTACGTCTGCGAGAACTGCGGGCAGGTGTACTGGCCCGGGAGGCAGTGGAAGGAGATGCTCAGGATGGACAAAAAGCTGAGAAAAATAAATCAGTGA
- a CDS encoding ABC transporter ATP-binding protein: MSEPLLRVENLKKYFPVKRNILEVLRKEPPRYVKAVDGISFEIARGEVLALIGESGCGKTTAGRTVLRLIEPTDGRIIFDGTDITELSREEMRPFRRRMQIIFQDPYASLSPRMKIGDAIAHPLLVHGMAEKEEAKEIALKMLKRVGLTPEDEFYDRYPHHLSGGQRQRVVIARAMILKPEFVVADEAVSMIDVSMRASVLELLESFREEYNLSQLFITHDIAVGKLIADRIAVMYLGRIVEMGPTEEVLKNPAHPYTMALIQAVPSIARRKKEKKLKITGEVPNAANPPRGCRFHPRCPFSSEVCIAHEPELVEVSHNHFVACHHPLH, from the coding sequence ATGAGCGAGCCACTTCTTCGCGTTGAGAACCTCAAAAAGTACTTCCCGGTCAAGAGGAACATCCTGGAGGTTCTCAGGAAGGAGCCGCCGCGCTACGTCAAGGCCGTTGACGGCATCAGCTTCGAGATAGCCAGGGGAGAGGTGCTCGCGCTCATCGGAGAGAGCGGCTGCGGTAAAACCACAGCCGGAAGAACCGTTCTGAGGCTCATAGAGCCCACGGACGGCAGGATAATCTTCGACGGGACGGATATAACGGAGCTCTCCCGCGAGGAGATGAGGCCCTTCAGGCGGAGGATGCAGATAATCTTCCAGGACCCATACGCGAGCCTGAGCCCCAGGATGAAAATCGGCGACGCCATAGCCCATCCGCTCCTCGTCCATGGGATGGCCGAGAAGGAGGAAGCGAAGGAGATAGCCCTCAAGATGCTGAAGCGCGTCGGCCTGACCCCGGAGGATGAGTTCTACGACCGCTATCCCCACCATCTAAGCGGTGGCCAGAGGCAGCGCGTTGTGATAGCGAGGGCGATGATACTCAAGCCGGAGTTCGTGGTTGCCGACGAGGCGGTCTCGATGATAGACGTCTCGATGCGTGCCTCGGTACTTGAGCTCCTTGAAAGCTTCAGGGAGGAGTACAACCTCAGCCAGCTCTTCATCACCCACGACATAGCGGTCGGCAAGCTCATAGCGGACAGGATAGCGGTGATGTACCTCGGCAGAATAGTGGAGATGGGCCCGACGGAGGAAGTCCTGAAGAACCCGGCCCACCCATACACGATGGCCCTCATCCAGGCGGTACCCTCAATAGCGCGCAGGAAGAAGGAGAAGAAGCTCAAGATAACAGGGGAAGTTCCAAACGCGGCAAACCCGCCCAGGGGATGCAGGTTCCACCCGAGATGCCCATTCTCAAGCGAGGTCTGCATAGCCCACGAACCGGAGCTGGTGGAGGTAAGTCACAACCACTTCGTCGCCTGCCACCACCCGCTTCACTGA